In Microtus ochrogaster isolate Prairie Vole_2 unplaced genomic scaffold, MicOch1.0 UNK103, whole genome shotgun sequence, one genomic interval encodes:
- the Fbl gene encoding rRNA 2'-O-methyltransferase fibrillarin → MKPGFSPRGGGFGGRGGFGGDRGGRGGRGGRGGFGGGRGGFGGGRGRGGGGGFRGRGGGGGGGGRGGGFQSGGGRGRGGGRGGKRGNQSGKNVMVEPHRHEGVFICRGKEDALVTKNLVPGESVYGEKRVSISEGDDKIEYRAWNPFRSKLAAAILGGVDQIHIKPGAKVLYLGAASGTTVSHVSDIVGPDGLVYAVEFSHRSGRDLINLAKKRTNIIPVIEDARHPHKYRMLIAMVDVIFADVAQPDQTRIVALNAHTFLRNGGHFVISIKANCIDSTASAEAVFASEVKKMQQENMKPQEQLTLEPYERDHAVVVGVYRPPPKVKN, encoded by the exons GTTTCAGCCCCCGTGGGGGTGGCTTTGGTGGCAGAGGAGGCTTTGGTGGTGACAGAGGTGGTAGAGGAGGACGAGGCGGACGAGGAGGCTTTGGCGGAGGTCGAGGAGGCTTTGGTGGAGGCCGAGGTcgaggtggaggtggaggcttCAGGGGacgaggaggtggaggaggaggtggtggccgAG GTGGAGGCTTCCAGTCTGGGGGCGGCCGGGGTCGAGGTGGTGGCCGGGGAGGCAAAAGAGGAAACCAGTCAGGGAAGAATGTGATGGTGGAACCACATCGTCATGAAG GGGTCTTCATCTGTCGCGGAAAGGAGGATGCCCTTGTCACAAAGAATCTGGTCCCTGGAGAGTCTGTGTATGGGGAGAAGAGAGTCTCTATTTCA GAGGGAGATGACAAAATTGAATACCGAGCCTGGAACCCTTTCCGTTCCAAGCTGGCAGCAGCAATCCTGGGCGGTGTAGACCAGATCCACATCAAGCCAGGGGCCAAGGTGCTCTACCTTGGGGCAGCCTCAGGCACCACCGTCTCTCACGTCTCTGACATCGTTGGCCCg GATGGTCTGGTCTATGCAGTTGAGTTCTCCCACCGTTCTGGCCGGGACCTCATCAACTTGGCCAAGAAGAGGACCAACATTATTCCTGTGATTGAAGATGCCCGACACCCACACAAATACCGCATGCTTATTG CCATGGTGGATGTGATCTTTGCCGATGTGGCACAGCCAGACCAAACGCGGATTGTGGCCCTGAATGCCCACACCTTCCTGAGGAATGGAGGACACTTTGTGATTTCCATTAAG gCGAACTGCATTGACTCCACAGCCTCGGCAGAAGCTGTGTTTGCATCTGAAGTGAAGAAGATGCAACAGGAGAATATGAAGCCCCAGGAGCAGCTGACACTTGAGCCCTACGAACGGGACCACGCTGTGGTTGTAGGTGTGTACAG GCCACCTCCCAAGGTTAAGAACTGA